The following are from one region of the Paenibacillus sp. KS-LC4 genome:
- a CDS encoding YdiU family protein yields the protein MSEKQANIHIGWSFDNSYARLPEALFTATSPTSVRKPELIICNDRLAEALGLGAEALRSEEGVAMLAGNLIPEGALPLAQAYAGHQFGHFNRLGDGRALLLGEQMTPSGERVDIQLKGAGRTPYSRGGDGRAGVGPMLREYIISEAMQGLGIPTTRSLAVVKTGEPVYREDTQQGAILTRVAASHIRVGTFQFAAQWAAAEELRALADYTVQRHFPQIAADDNRYLSLLQEVIKRQASLIAKWQLVGFIHGVMNTDNMAISGETIDYGPCAFMDAFSLSTVFSSIDSQGRYAYGNQPYIAVWNLARLAESLLPLLHDEEEQALKLAEKALADFTDLYHRHWLSGMRGKLGIFNEEEQDDELMKGLLTLMETHGADYTNTFVALTFNRPDDSALFSSPEYTEWHKRWQNRLSRQEQSVEEVGQLMRSSNPAIIPRNHRVEEALEAAINGDYTVMERLLEALADPYAHSPKQADYAALPEPSGRAYRTYCGT from the coding sequence ATGAGCGAGAAGCAAGCCAATATACATATCGGATGGAGCTTTGACAACAGCTATGCAAGGCTCCCAGAAGCATTGTTTACAGCGACAAGCCCGACTTCTGTGCGCAAGCCAGAGCTGATCATTTGCAATGACAGGCTGGCTGAAGCGCTAGGACTGGGTGCCGAGGCGCTGCGAAGCGAGGAGGGCGTGGCTATGCTTGCGGGCAATCTAATTCCCGAGGGAGCTTTGCCGCTTGCTCAGGCTTATGCAGGCCATCAGTTTGGTCATTTTAATCGCTTGGGCGATGGTCGGGCTTTGCTGCTGGGCGAACAAATGACACCCTCAGGAGAGCGAGTCGACATTCAGCTCAAAGGCGCGGGACGAACCCCCTATTCTCGCGGCGGCGATGGCCGTGCGGGAGTTGGGCCGATGCTGCGTGAATACATCATTAGCGAAGCGATGCAGGGGCTGGGTATTCCGACTACCCGCAGCTTGGCGGTCGTAAAAACGGGCGAGCCTGTTTACCGCGAGGATACGCAGCAGGGTGCGATTTTGACCCGCGTAGCTGCAAGCCATATCCGTGTCGGAACATTTCAATTTGCTGCACAATGGGCAGCGGCAGAGGAGCTGCGAGCACTGGCGGACTACACCGTGCAAAGGCATTTTCCGCAAATCGCTGCTGACGATAATCGCTATCTCTCCTTGCTTCAAGAAGTGATCAAGCGTCAGGCCTCGCTTATTGCCAAATGGCAGCTTGTCGGTTTTATTCATGGCGTCATGAACACAGACAATATGGCGATTAGCGGCGAAACGATTGATTATGGCCCATGCGCCTTTATGGATGCTTTTAGCCTATCGACAGTATTCAGCTCTATTGATAGCCAAGGCCGTTATGCCTATGGAAATCAGCCTTACATTGCGGTTTGGAATTTGGCAAGATTAGCTGAATCGCTATTGCCGCTGCTGCATGATGAGGAGGAGCAGGCTTTGAAGCTTGCGGAAAAAGCTTTAGCGGATTTTACAGACCTATATCACCGCCATTGGCTTTCAGGCATGCGCGGCAAACTGGGCATTTTCAATGAGGAGGAGCAGGACGATGAGCTGATGAAAGGCCTGCTCACGTTGATGGAGACGCATGGCGCAGACTACACCAATACGTTTGTGGCGTTAACGTTTAATCGGCCGGATGACTCGGCTTTGTTTAGCAGCCCTGAGTATACAGAGTGGCATAAGCGCTGGCAGAATAGGCTCAGCAGGCAGGAGCAGTCCGTAGAAGAAGTCGGGCAGCTTATGCGGAGCAGCAATCCAGCCATCATTCCGCGCAATCATCGGGTTGAAGAAGCGCTGGAGGCGGCGATTAATGGCGATTATACGGTTATGGAGCGGCTGCTTGAGGCACTTGCCGATCCGTATGCCCATTCTCCAAAGCAGGCTGATTATGCCGCGTTGCCTGAGCCGTCAGGCCGCGCTTACCGTACTTATTGCGGAACGTAA
- a CDS encoding Imm51 family immunity protein, whose amino-acid sequence MDQQLLAQINLWHEEEAFESIVERLQEIPEADRDYEVIIQLARALNNTACYRDALKQLSFIAEQGKHDPLWHFRQGYAYYFLARYVDALQAFELSFRLDSKSEPTLEFLEWTKPLAEKMVRQHKRYVEESAAAQEQRSFEQDEPFASFDLQSFWEDSDYARKSYVLPQPTAELIASIEQELGYKLPASYIALMNSQNGGIPVNCRFPTEEPTSWSEEHVAITGIMGIGRNKSYSLGGDLGSRFMIEEWGYPDLGIVICDCPSAGHDVIMLDYRFCGPDGEPAVVHVDQEDEYNITYLACSFEQFIKGLVHDDVYDRSAEEKEADLKKVAEGAFSPLLAELCAAVTETDELEAKIRSICTQITEEKGYFVFQADERSTLMYDLQFWLYTKTYPNPARKKYIGDYDKMIAFGGGEFSTGGYAPAFITDWLDDRIKLGKILVTERTLAMTDEAIEQMIEQLNAYAAPNHKAALPSEADGITAQLRPFIFACHDNKSYSVLLNAGTYKQQLFDTRAEEGFQGSGYDWGSLAAVFIEEKMPELAEHIHFDSEADMFCVYSSNREAMMKFALAFKAACENDDLINDLFARAELD is encoded by the coding sequence ATGGACCAGCAGCTTCTGGCACAAATCAACCTTTGGCATGAAGAGGAAGCCTTCGAGAGCATTGTTGAGCGACTACAAGAAATCCCTGAAGCCGACAGAGATTATGAGGTCATTATCCAGCTTGCCCGAGCCCTTAACAATACAGCTTGTTACCGCGATGCATTAAAGCAGCTTTCCTTCATTGCCGAGCAAGGCAAGCATGACCCTTTATGGCATTTTCGCCAAGGCTATGCTTATTATTTTCTTGCTCGTTACGTGGACGCCTTGCAGGCTTTTGAGCTGTCCTTCCGCTTGGATTCCAAATCGGAGCCAACCTTGGAGTTTTTGGAGTGGACCAAGCCGCTCGCTGAGAAAATGGTACGCCAACACAAACGTTATGTAGAGGAAAGTGCAGCAGCCCAGGAGCAGCGGAGCTTTGAACAGGACGAGCCCTTCGCCTCTTTCGATTTGCAAAGCTTTTGGGAGGACAGCGACTATGCCCGCAAGTCTTATGTGCTGCCGCAGCCAACCGCTGAGCTGATTGCATCCATTGAGCAGGAGCTTGGCTACAAGCTGCCAGCCTCCTATATTGCCCTAATGAACAGCCAAAACGGCGGTATTCCCGTCAATTGCCGCTTTCCGACGGAGGAGCCAACCTCCTGGTCTGAGGAGCACGTCGCAATAACTGGCATTATGGGCATCGGACGAAATAAATCCTACTCGCTAGGCGGAGATTTGGGCAGCCGGTTTATGATTGAAGAATGGGGCTATCCTGACCTTGGCATCGTTATTTGCGACTGTCCTTCCGCTGGTCATGACGTCATCATGCTGGATTATCGCTTCTGCGGGCCAGACGGCGAGCCTGCCGTCGTTCACGTTGATCAGGAGGATGAGTACAACATTACGTATTTGGCATGCAGCTTTGAACAGTTCATTAAAGGGCTCGTTCATGATGATGTGTATGATAGATCGGCTGAAGAGAAAGAAGCCGATCTGAAAAAAGTAGCAGAAGGCGCATTTTCCCCTCTATTGGCTGAGCTTTGTGCCGCTGTGACGGAAACCGATGAGCTGGAAGCGAAAATCCGGTCGATTTGCACCCAAATTACCGAGGAGAAAGGCTATTTCGTCTTTCAAGCCGACGAGCGGTCTACCTTGATGTATGATTTACAATTTTGGCTGTATACAAAAACCTATCCGAATCCTGCACGGAAAAAATATATCGGCGACTACGATAAAATGATCGCATTCGGCGGCGGCGAGTTCAGCACAGGCGGCTATGCGCCAGCCTTTATTACGGACTGGCTCGATGATCGTATTAAGCTGGGAAAAATCCTTGTAACGGAGCGCACTCTCGCGATGACGGATGAAGCTATCGAGCAGATGATTGAGCAGTTAAACGCCTATGCGGCCCCTAACCATAAAGCCGCGCTTCCTTCAGAGGCTGATGGGATTACCGCACAATTGCGACCTTTTATTTTTGCCTGCCACGACAATAAATCCTATTCTGTTCTTTTAAATGCCGGCACCTACAAGCAGCAACTGTTTGATACGAGGGCGGAAGAAGGCTTTCAAGGCAGCGGCTATGACTGGGGCTCGCTTGCAGCTGTATTTATAGAGGAAAAAATGCCTGAGCTTGCCGAGCACATCCACTTCGATTCAGAGGCAGATATGTTCTGCGTCTATTCCAGCAATCGGGAGGCTATGATGAAATTTGCGTTAGCCTTCAAAGCAGCCTGTGAGAATGATGATTTAATTAATGATTTATTTGCTCGCGCCGAGCTGGATTAA
- a CDS encoding ABC transporter ATP-binding protein, which produces MSVLKITGLSLSAGQQPLVQNLHLCIEKQQWLALIGESGSGKTLTGLAIGGLLPQAVGITSGEIFFQEQLLADLSAKQLSGLRGKEIAYIFQDYAGMFSPFIRLGKQLDETLEAHSRLGRKERKKQILACLGEVRLPAERVFKSYPCELSGGQLQRVSLAAAMLLQPRLLIADEPTTALDQATGEEILRLLKGMQERTGCAILFITHDLKHVRRYADQVAIMREGCVLEAGDVRTVMEEPAHSYTKQLLLAESLLLSLTTGEAEQAGIAQPADANQTMPEQAAGLANGSGDCILAAQKLVKAYPKGIKALEQVSFTLKAGECLGLVGESGSGKSTLAKCLLLMEPLDQGELLFQQMPLHNRKSAARSFINGRIQAVFQNPAASLNPRLTIVDSLMEPLDVFKDKTPAFLGACRYKRDEAAALLLDMVGLPASVMRQYPHELSGGQKQRVCIARAISIAPDFIILDEPTASLDMIIQAQILKLLQRLQQQLGFACLFISHDLAAVQLMCSRIMVLDNGRIIDEGSRETLGVIQ; this is translated from the coding sequence ATGAGCGTATTAAAAATAACAGGACTTAGCTTAAGCGCAGGGCAGCAGCCGCTTGTTCAAAACCTACATTTGTGTATTGAAAAGCAGCAATGGCTCGCTTTAATCGGTGAAAGCGGCAGTGGCAAAACGCTGACTGGACTCGCGATTGGCGGCTTGCTGCCTCAGGCTGTAGGCATCACGTCTGGCGAAATCTTCTTCCAGGAGCAATTGCTGGCGGACCTCTCGGCAAAACAATTAAGCGGGCTGCGCGGCAAAGAGATTGCCTATATTTTTCAAGATTATGCGGGTATGTTCAGTCCCTTTATTCGACTGGGCAAGCAGCTGGATGAGACGCTTGAGGCTCACAGTCGTTTAGGGCGCAAGGAGCGAAAAAAGCAAATTTTAGCTTGCTTGGGGGAGGTGCGTCTGCCAGCAGAGCGCGTCTTCAAAAGCTATCCTTGTGAGCTTAGCGGGGGACAGCTGCAACGGGTATCCCTTGCAGCAGCAATGCTGCTTCAGCCGAGGCTGCTTATTGCCGATGAACCAACGACTGCGCTGGATCAGGCAACGGGAGAGGAAATACTTCGTCTGCTTAAAGGCATGCAGGAGCGCACCGGCTGCGCTATTCTGTTTATTACCCATGACCTCAAGCATGTCAGGCGCTATGCCGATCAAGTGGCGATTATGCGCGAAGGCTGTGTGCTGGAAGCGGGCGATGTGCGGACGGTGATGGAGGAGCCAGCCCATTCCTATACGAAGCAGCTTCTTTTGGCTGAGTCGCTGCTATTGTCGTTAACAACAGGGGAGGCTGAGCAAGCAGGGATTGCACAGCCAGCAGACGCTAATCAAACGATGCCGGAGCAGGCAGCGGGACTGGCGAATGGCAGCGGGGATTGTATCCTTGCTGCTCAAAAGCTTGTCAAAGCGTACCCAAAGGGCATTAAGGCGTTGGAGCAGGTATCCTTTACGCTGAAAGCAGGGGAATGTTTAGGACTGGTCGGTGAGAGCGGCAGCGGCAAAAGCACATTGGCCAAATGCTTGCTGCTTATGGAGCCGCTTGATCAAGGCGAGCTTCTGTTTCAGCAAATGCCGCTCCATAACCGCAAGTCTGCTGCACGTTCTTTTATCAACGGACGGATTCAAGCGGTATTTCAAAATCCGGCTGCCAGCTTGAACCCAAGGCTGACGATTGTGGATTCGTTAATGGAGCCGCTCGACGTATTCAAGGACAAAACACCAGCTTTTTTAGGTGCTTGCCGATATAAGCGGGATGAAGCGGCTGCTCTTTTGCTCGATATGGTCGGGCTTCCGGCTAGCGTCATGCGGCAATATCCCCATGAGCTGAGCGGAGGTCAGAAGCAGCGGGTATGCATCGCCAGAGCGATCAGCATTGCGCCTGACTTTATTATTTTGGATGAGCCGACCGCAAGTCTGGATATGATTATCCAAGCCCAAATTTTAAAGCTTTTGCAGCGATTGCAGCAGCAGCTTGGCTTTGCCTGCCTGTTTATTTCACATGATCTGGCAGCCGTTCAGCTCATGTGCAGCCGTATTATGGTGCTGGATAATGGGAGGATCATAGATGAAGGCAGCAGGGAAACGCTTGGAGTGATACAGTGA
- the nikC gene encoding nickel transporter permease, which produces MKKAGFAGYTAMLLLAALAFSVFHVPHDPYVVNLNIRLLPPSPQYWLGTDGLGRDLFSRLLIGGRNTIGASLIVLAAALSIGIPVGLLAGYLGGFVDRIFMRVSDSFLAFPDFIIAIVLSGLMGPDIFNLIFAIAAVKWIAYSRVVRNSVRSEKYKAYIAIARLNGVGPLQIVMKHLLPHALSSVIVIASLDVGKIILMIASLSYIGLGVQPPSPEWGAMLNEGRAFFHQAPYLMIAPGLAIMLVVLLSNACGDRLRDRLDVKRSRD; this is translated from the coding sequence ATGAAGAAGGCAGGTTTTGCCGGTTATACAGCGATGCTCCTCCTTGCAGCGCTAGCATTCTCGGTTTTCCACGTTCCTCATGATCCCTATGTGGTGAATCTTAATATCCGCTTGCTGCCGCCAAGCCCGCAATATTGGCTGGGAACCGATGGACTCGGAAGAGACTTGTTCTCGCGTCTGCTCATTGGAGGACGAAATACGATTGGCGCGAGTCTGATCGTACTAGCGGCAGCGCTAAGTATTGGTATTCCCGTTGGGCTGCTAGCGGGGTATTTAGGCGGCTTCGTCGATCGTATATTTATGAGAGTGTCAGACTCCTTCCTTGCTTTCCCGGATTTCATCATTGCTATTGTGTTAAGCGGCTTGATGGGGCCTGACATCTTCAATTTAATTTTTGCCATTGCGGCGGTCAAATGGATCGCCTACTCCCGTGTTGTCCGCAATAGTGTCAGGTCTGAGAAATACAAAGCATATATTGCGATTGCTCGCTTGAATGGGGTAGGTCCGCTGCAAATCGTCATGAAGCACTTGCTGCCGCATGCGCTGAGCAGCGTAATCGTTATTGCTTCGCTCGACGTGGGCAAAATTATTTTGATGATTGCTTCATTATCCTACATTGGACTTGGTGTTCAGCCGCCGTCTCCCGAATGGGGAGCGATGCTGAATGAAGGCCGTGCCTTTTTCCATCAGGCTCCGTATTTGATGATCGCGCCGGGACTTGCTATTATGCTTGTCGTACTGCTATCGAATGCCTGCGGTGACCGACTTCGCGATCGACTGGATGTGAAACGCAGCAGGGATTAA
- the nikB gene encoding nickel ABC transporter permease, giving the protein MSIVWKRGVELVLFLLLLSLVSFVFVKLAPGDAVKQMLRLDDVAVTSSEIEQQREALGLNKPVLVQYGNWLARLAQLDLGNSYMTNRPVSEELLGKMPATLLLTGSSLLILLLIAVPLGALSALYPNRVIDYASRLLAVLGTSIPSFWLGLLLIEGLSVKAGLFPSMGMGTPSHLVLPALTLGLTMSAVYVRLIRSSLLDSLSQDFIQGARARGIGSGKILLRHAFRHALTPVVTMFGVSIGSLLGGTVVIEVLFAYPGMGKFIVDAIQSRDYPVIQGYMVVMGAAVTLIHLLVDGANHVLNPEMRLKGEKR; this is encoded by the coding sequence ATGAGCATCGTTTGGAAAAGGGGCGTAGAGCTTGTTCTGTTCCTTCTCTTGCTTTCGCTCGTCAGCTTCGTCTTCGTTAAGCTTGCGCCGGGCGATGCCGTTAAGCAAATGCTTCGCCTTGATGACGTTGCTGTGACCAGCTCAGAAATTGAGCAGCAGCGAGAAGCGCTGGGGCTAAATAAGCCGGTACTGGTTCAGTATGGCAATTGGCTCGCTCGATTAGCGCAGTTAGACTTGGGGAACTCGTATATGACGAATCGGCCGGTCAGCGAGGAGCTGCTTGGCAAAATGCCGGCAACGCTGCTGCTTACTGGCAGCTCGCTGCTCATTTTATTGCTTATTGCCGTGCCGCTTGGCGCTTTGTCGGCGCTTTATCCGAACCGTGTCATTGACTACGCCAGCCGGCTTCTTGCTGTACTGGGCACTTCTATCCCTAGCTTTTGGCTAGGGCTTCTTTTGATAGAAGGGCTGTCCGTAAAAGCAGGGCTTTTTCCGTCGATGGGCATGGGGACGCCTTCGCATCTCGTACTGCCTGCTTTAACACTCGGTCTTACGATGTCTGCCGTCTATGTCCGCTTAATTCGCTCTAGCCTGCTGGACAGTCTATCGCAGGATTTTATTCAGGGCGCTCGGGCACGCGGTATTGGCAGCGGGAAAATTTTGCTTCGTCATGCTTTTCGCCATGCGCTTACGCCCGTTGTGACGATGTTCGGTGTCAGCATAGGCAGCCTGCTTGGCGGCACGGTTGTCATTGAGGTGCTGTTTGCATATCCGGGCATGGGCAAGTTTATTGTGGATGCCATTCAGAGCAGGGATTATCCGGTCATTCAAGGTTATATGGTCGTGATGGGAGCTGCTGTTACGCTCATTCATCTGCTGGTGGATGGGGCGAATCATGTCCTGAACCCGGAAATGCGCTTGAAGGGGGAGAAGCGATGA
- the nikA gene encoding nickel ABC transporter substrate-binding protein, translating into MRKIISLSLFIGLLLLAAACSKGESTNGEQAQTPVKELSFLFNFASQTIDPHLDYTPLRAGVVETLVKLGEDLQIQPWLAEEWSSADGQHWTFKIREQVTFQNGKALDAEAVKQSLERAMEQNPGVKQVLKIKQMEASGQSLQITTVQPFPQFPSELVHPNTAIMDVSAPEPDKKPIGTGPFQVASFTSGSSLKLDRYDKYWDGAAKLSQAAFSFNEDANARLSALMAGDADIVYRPPVESMEMIKGDASLHLDSVVSLKTHELIFNTRHGDFQNSYVRKAFDALVNREELKDVIMGGQATVASGPFLPEFSFVPDYEPKETGLDAARKWFQQAGYEVKQGKVSKDGQPLSFKLVTYASRAEFPLLAQVLQSQAKELGITITIAQVDKYEDYLLDKDDWDLGTYSPSIAPRGDASYFLNVAFKPDGPLNFGTINDSELNAWIDELDQTVDMNERHALIKQALTRINEQMYYSYLVHPNTLVVYREKVKNWVTSKSEYYMLTNVLDVEEK; encoded by the coding sequence ATGCGAAAAATCATCTCATTATCTCTCTTTATAGGCTTGCTGCTGCTCGCGGCGGCATGCTCCAAAGGGGAGAGCACTAACGGAGAACAAGCTCAAACGCCTGTCAAGGAGCTTTCCTTTCTGTTTAACTTTGCAAGCCAAACGATAGATCCGCATCTGGATTACACCCCGCTCCGAGCAGGTGTTGTTGAAACGCTGGTTAAGCTAGGTGAGGATCTCCAAATTCAGCCTTGGCTTGCGGAGGAATGGAGCAGCGCGGATGGGCAGCACTGGACGTTTAAAATACGAGAGCAGGTCACCTTTCAAAATGGCAAGGCGCTCGATGCGGAGGCCGTCAAGCAATCGCTTGAGCGGGCGATGGAGCAAAATCCGGGAGTGAAGCAGGTTTTGAAAATCAAGCAAATGGAAGCCAGCGGACAAAGCCTTCAAATTACGACAGTACAGCCATTTCCCCAGTTTCCGTCCGAACTGGTTCATCCCAATACAGCGATTATGGACGTGTCTGCACCGGAGCCGGATAAAAAGCCAATCGGAACGGGGCCGTTTCAAGTCGCCTCGTTCACTTCAGGCAGCTCGCTTAAGCTGGACCGCTACGACAAGTATTGGGACGGTGCTGCAAAGCTCAGTCAAGCAGCCTTCAGCTTTAATGAAGATGCAAATGCCCGTTTGTCAGCGCTTATGGCGGGGGATGCCGATATTGTATACCGTCCGCCAGTAGAAAGCATGGAAATGATAAAGGGCGATGCCAGCCTGCATTTGGATTCTGTTGTCAGCTTGAAAACACATGAACTCATTTTTAATACGAGACACGGGGATTTTCAAAATAGCTACGTTCGCAAAGCATTCGATGCACTCGTCAATCGCGAGGAGTTGAAGGACGTTATTATGGGCGGCCAAGCGACGGTTGCCAGCGGTCCTTTTTTGCCAGAATTTTCGTTCGTGCCCGATTATGAACCGAAGGAAACAGGCTTGGACGCTGCTCGCAAATGGTTTCAGCAAGCAGGCTACGAGGTTAAGCAGGGCAAGGTGAGCAAGGATGGCCAGCCGCTTTCCTTTAAGCTGGTCACGTACGCTTCGCGTGCAGAATTTCCATTGCTTGCCCAAGTGCTGCAATCGCAAGCGAAGGAGCTTGGCATCACCATAACGATTGCACAAGTCGATAAATACGAGGATTATTTATTGGATAAGGACGATTGGGATTTGGGCACGTACAGTCCGTCCATTGCGCCGCGCGGGGATGCGAGCTATTTTTTAAATGTAGCCTTTAAGCCGGATGGGCCGCTCAATTTTGGGACAATTAACGATTCAGAGCTGAACGCTTGGATTGATGAGCTGGATCAGACGGTGGACATGAATGAGCGTCACGCTTTAATTAAACAAGCGCTTACCCGTATTAATGAACAAATGTATTATTCCTACCTCGTTCATCCCAACACGCTCGTTGTGTACCGCGAAAAGGTGAAAAATTGGGTGACGAGTAAAAGCGAATATTATATGCTGACGAATGTGCTGGATGTGGAAGAGAAATGA
- the msrA gene encoding peptide-methionine (S)-S-oxide reductase MsrA: MQYATFAGGCFWCMVTPFEELPGIHSIVSGYMGGHQDNPTYEQVKTGETGHAEVVQITFDPQLFPYERLLELYWPQIDPTDEGGQFQDRGSQYRTAIFYHNEEQQALALASKQKLASSGRFDKPIVTEIRAADTFYAAEEYHQNFHKKNPKHYKEDRAQSGRDTFIEQKWK, from the coding sequence ATGCAATATGCAACATTCGCGGGCGGCTGTTTTTGGTGCATGGTCACCCCTTTCGAGGAGCTTCCAGGCATACATAGCATCGTATCCGGCTATATGGGCGGACATCAGGATAACCCAACCTATGAGCAGGTAAAAACGGGAGAGACGGGTCATGCCGAGGTTGTGCAAATTACCTTCGATCCGCAGCTGTTCCCTTATGAGCGTCTGCTTGAGCTATATTGGCCGCAAATTGATCCGACGGACGAAGGCGGTCAATTTCAAGATCGCGGCAGCCAGTACCGCACGGCGATTTTTTACCATAATGAAGAGCAGCAGGCTCTGGCACTCGCTTCCAAGCAGAAGCTTGCGAGCAGCGGACGCTTCGATAAACCAATCGTTACAGAGATTCGGGCGGCAGATACATTTTATGCGGCGGAGGAATATCATCAAAACTTCCATAAGAAAAATCCAAAGCATTACAAAGAGGATCGCGCCCAATCGGGCCGCGATACGTTTATTGAGCAGAAGTGGAAATAA
- a CDS encoding ATP-binding protein — MSKNQSNHRLPRAKGTDMASFYSSKECARKVKRIVLPPMNRQIVEEFFTIMGMKEKFEEHDVPIPNKVVMYGPPGTGKTLTAFYIAQRLDVPLILVRLDAIIHSHLGETASNVRKIFDYAKSAPCVLFLDEFDAIARTRENNDEVKEMARVVNTLLQCLDEFDCESVFIAATNLEEELDNAIWRRFDTKMHYGMPDAHSRYEYISLLIGDFAQREPIYDTASSLLAGCSFADMEQIVLKAKRKAIIESSPLLQSHIQEAWTEYKPKIL, encoded by the coding sequence ATGAGCAAAAATCAAAGTAATCATCGGCTGCCGAGAGCTAAGGGAACGGATATGGCCAGCTTTTACAGCTCGAAGGAATGTGCGCGCAAGGTAAAGCGCATCGTGCTGCCGCCGATGAATCGGCAAATCGTAGAAGAATTTTTCACTATTATGGGCATGAAAGAGAAGTTTGAGGAGCATGATGTTCCAATTCCGAACAAAGTGGTTATGTATGGGCCGCCGGGTACGGGGAAAACCTTAACTGCCTTCTACATCGCGCAGCGGCTGGATGTTCCGCTTATTCTAGTTAGGCTGGATGCGATTATTCATAGTCATCTGGGAGAAACAGCGAGCAATGTCCGCAAAATATTCGATTACGCCAAATCGGCTCCTTGCGTCTTGTTTCTTGATGAGTTCGATGCGATAGCGCGTACCCGCGAAAATAATGATGAAGTGAAGGAAATGGCGAGAGTTGTCAATACGCTGCTGCAATGCTTGGACGAGTTCGATTGTGAAAGTGTGTTTATTGCGGCGACCAATTTGGAGGAGGAGCTGGACAATGCGATCTGGCGACGCTTCGATACGAAGATGCATTACGGCATGCCGGATGCTCACAGCAGATACGAATACATATCGCTTCTGATTGGCGATTTTGCACAGCGGGAGCCTATTTATGATACCGCCTCCAGCCTGCTTGCCGGCTGCAGCTTCGCAGATATGGAGCAAATCGTGCTCAAAGCAAAGCGTAAAGCGATTATTGAGAGCAGCCCGCTGCTGCAATCTCATATTCAAGAGGCATGGACAGAGTATAAACCGAAAATTCTATAG
- a CDS encoding amidohydrolase, translated as MNIQAVLAYVDTLREELIALRRDFHKHPELLFEVDRTAEKVADYLSALGLQVQRHVGKHFGKGVVGVLTSARPGPTIVLRADMDALAIHEENTAEYRSENVGVMHACGHDAHMTMLLGAAKALSQHREMWSGTIKFVFQPAEESALPSPIDGRMISGGRDMIEAGVLEDADLCFALHVWPELPTGVVGIHRKEAMAASSHFHMTFKGLNGHHSTPHLAVDALSMAVQFISDVKFALAAEIDPWETKVFAFGTLHAGTAINAIAGESKLSGTYRVFHPKLTGQIHQLLEKRADAVASTYGGSYTSQYRLGTPLLNETSAVQLTMQAGQLALGDDKIVILDKPSLAGEDFALYVQVVPGAFAFIGIANPTAETVYPLHHPLFNIDEEVLTQGAKLFVQWVQQAGEAYADQQAGVPLFKTKPMRYNKS; from the coding sequence ATGAATATACAAGCTGTGCTTGCCTATGTAGATACGCTGCGGGAGGAGCTAATTGCGCTGCGTAGAGATTTTCACAAGCATCCTGAACTATTATTTGAGGTGGACCGAACAGCAGAGAAGGTGGCGGACTATTTGTCAGCGCTAGGCTTACAGGTTCAGCGGCATGTAGGCAAGCATTTTGGCAAAGGCGTTGTTGGTGTTCTCACCAGCGCCAGGCCGGGGCCGACGATTGTGCTGCGAGCAGATATGGACGCTTTGGCGATTCATGAGGAGAACACTGCCGAATACCGTTCAGAGAACGTAGGTGTGATGCACGCCTGCGGGCATGATGCCCATATGACGATGCTGCTTGGAGCGGCAAAGGCGCTGAGCCAGCACCGAGAAATGTGGAGCGGCACAATCAAATTTGTGTTTCAGCCCGCTGAGGAAAGTGCGCTGCCAAGCCCCATTGATGGACGGATGATAAGCGGAGGGCGAGATATGATTGAGGCTGGGGTGCTGGAGGACGCGGATCTTTGCTTTGCGCTGCATGTATGGCCGGAGCTGCCTACAGGGGTTGTTGGCATTCATCGCAAGGAGGCGATGGCAGCATCCTCGCATTTTCACATGACCTTTAAGGGCTTGAACGGACACCACAGTACGCCGCATTTGGCCGTAGATGCGCTGTCGATGGCGGTGCAGTTTATTTCCGATGTGAAATTCGCCCTTGCAGCAGAGATAGATCCGTGGGAAACGAAGGTGTTTGCCTTCGGCACTTTGCATGCGGGTACGGCGATTAACGCCATAGCGGGAGAAAGCAAGCTTAGCGGCACGTATCGTGTTTTTCATCCGAAGCTGACGGGGCAAATTCATCAGCTGCTGGAAAAGAGAGCGGACGCTGTAGCCAGCACGTATGGCGGCAGCTATACGTCGCAATATCGGCTGGGCACGCCGCTGCTTAATGAAACGTCTGCCGTTCAGCTGACTATGCAGGCTGGTCAACTCGCCTTGGGCGACGATAAAATCGTTATTTTGGATAAGCCTAGCCTTGCGGGGGAGGATTTTGCACTGTATGTGCAGGTGGTGCCGGGTGCATTCGCGTTTATTGGCATCGCCAATCCAACAGCTGAAACGGTTTATCCGCTGCATCATCCTTTGTTCAATATAGATGAAGAGGTGCTGACGCAAGGCGCTAAATTGTTCGTGCAATGGGTGCAGCAGGCGGGGGAAGCGTACGCAGACCAGCAGGCTGGCGTACCCCTTTTCAAAACCAAGCCTATGCGCTATAATAAATCGTAA